The following are encoded in a window of Brettanomyces bruxellensis chromosome 9, complete sequence genomic DNA:
- a CDS encoding uncharacterized protein (BUSCO:EOG09261BPJ) translates to MGHKVRGRQAKKERKSKHAHHKHSSSEEKHMDHELESVHENKPEEEHNNNGIILSKVEQVDLSLLNDEGPFFEIDLKEEQMPFFGLLNSEQAAYFRQAESTLNLDTFETPDIKLTFIQSIFDEAKGNSLKLATNQICSKLMERIIMLSNEDQMKQLYMECRGFFYQLFIHKYASHVMEAFLVRAASFIEKEMLKRDDENYEKFEDEEKNISMEEIVLNIVKENQPKLKRLSKNKYGSHVFRLLLLILAGKELPSSIESNSLLRSKKSKIARKMVELEDTEDYKRSFQIPSSFEQALSLIVEIMVRTETKESLRETAIDPIASPVVQLIIELEGKANRNRPFWTLTFERADEPTNEKEKSFVEYLLSDPVGSHFLQTAISNQKMRNINRLYHLYMEDRVVKLAKRETTGSFVIQTLLEKLRAKDQTKIMDQLVPVLNELIVNNIGMGSSIVECSRRNNGYLKDEIVKKLFDFFNKDINGVKTDDDQFMMNILQLRKSTLYSTKDDWPTSEERRRAMFLEELIDFDDHILKYCLKSMLQLAEEPKPVSHAHARERSKYNKNDDKESGKDTEGTIKMQEKDIENAQESNSNMLIELCEHGVFSHIVEECLINQRRVSKIERRRILNALTPHVVELACDAQGSHIVDKLFPFTIFLNMYKERIASKLLNNEELVKRTVYGKKVWKNWKMDVYARHFGDWKRMVKQEEIDQAGEDGSHLNHSNRDNGYQHSTGIKKRRIN, encoded by the coding sequence ATGGGTCATAAAGTTAGAGGGAGACAAGCTaagaaggaaaggaaaTCGAAGCATGCGCATCATAAGCATAGCAGCAGCGAGGAGAAACACATGGATCACGAGTTAGAATCCGTTCACGAAAATAAGCCGGAAGAAGaacataataataatggTATAATTCTTTCCAAGGTTGAGCAAGTTGATCTTTCCTTGTTAAATGATGAGGGtccattttttgaaatagaTTTGAAAGAGGAACAGATGCCATTTTTTGGACTTTTAAATAGTGAGCAGGCAGCTTATTTCAGGCAAGCAGAATCAACTTTAAATCTTGATACATTTGAGACTCCTGACATAAAATTAACTTTTATTCAAAgtatatttgatgaagcaaAGGGTAATTCGCTTAAGCTAGCTACAAACCAAATTTGTTCGAAGTTGATGGAAAGAATTATTATGCTAAGTAACGAAGATCAGATGAAGCAGCTATATATGGAATGTCGtggctttttttatcagcTGTTCATTCATAAATATGCATCGCATGTTATGGAAGCATTTCTTGTTAGGGCAGCATCTTTCATAGAGAAGGAGATGCTAAAAAGGGATGACGAGAATTACgaaaaatttgaagatgaggaaaaaaatatttcgaTGGAAGAGATCGTACTTAATATAGTAAAGGAGAACCAACCTAAACTGAAGCGACTATCTAAAAATAAGTATGGATCACATGTTTTCCGATTGCTACTACTTATTTTAGCGGGAAAGGAGCTTCCATCTTCCATAGAGTCTAATTCGCTTTTAAGATCTAAGAAATCGAAAATTGCCAGAAAGATGGTTGAACTTGAGGACACAGAGGATTATAAAAGAAGCTTTCAAAtaccatcatcatttgaACAAGCCCTATCATTAATAGTAGAGATTATGGTGAGGACGGAAACAAAAGAATCCTTAAGAGAAACTGCAATCGATCCAATTGCATCTCCTGTTGTTCAGCTAATAATTGAACTTGAAGGTAAGGCCAATAGAAATCGACCATTCTGGACTTTAACTTTTGAGAGGGCTGATGAACCAACTaatgagaaagagaaatcGTTTGTTgaatatcttctttcagATCCAGTTGGCTCTCATTTTTTACAGACCGCTATATCAAATCAGAAAATGAGGAATATTAATAGgttatatcatctttaTATGGAAGACAGAGTTGTCAAACTTGCAAAAAGGGAGACAACGGGCTCGTTCGTGATACAGACTCTTTTGGAGAAATTAAGAGCCAAGGATCAGACAAAAATAATGGACCAATTGGTTCCTGTTTTGAATGAACTAATAGTCAATAACATTGGCATGGGATCCAGTATAGTAGAGTGTTCGAGAAGAAATAACGGATActtaaaagatgaaatcgTCAAGAAATTGTTTGACTTTTTCAACAAAGACATCAATGGAGTGAAGACCGACGATGACCAGTTCATGATGAACATTTTACAATTAAGGAAATCCACATTATATTCTACAAAAGATGACTGGCCAACATCGGAGGAGAGAAGAAGGGCAATGTTCTTAGAGGAGTTgattgattttgatgatcATATCCTCAAGTATTGCTTAAAGTCCATGTTACAGCTAGCAGAAGAACCAAAACCAGTTTCACATGCGCATGCTCGAGAAAGATCTAAATACAAtaagaatgatgataaagaatCAGGGAAGGACACGGAAGGAACAATCAAgatgcaagaaaaagatattgaaaatgcaCAGGAAAGCAACTCTAATATGTTGATAGAACTGTGCGAACATGGTGTGTTTTCTCACATTGTCGAAGAATGCTTAATAAATCAGAGACGCGTGAGTAAAATtgagagaagaaggatatTAAATGCTTTAACTCCGCATGTGGTTGAATTAGCTTGCGATGCCCAAGGTTCACATATCGTTGATAAACTCTTTCCTTTTACAATATTCTTGAATATgtataaagaaagaatcgCCAGTAAGCTTTTAAATAACGAGGAATTGGTGAAGCGGACTGTCTACGGGAAAAAAGTTTggaaaaattggaagatGGATGTTTATGCCAGACATTTTGGTGATTGGAAAAGAATGGtcaaacaagaagaaattgatcAGGCAGGAGAAGATGGAAGCCATTTAAACCATAGTAATAGAGATAATGGGTACCAGCATTCTACTGGAATTAAAAAGAGGAGAATTAATTGA
- the SSL1 gene encoding transcription initiation factor TFIIH subunit (BUSCO:EOG09262ILV): protein MPLDPEEENIVTPAGRHRSKERASIINDDENEQDYLDSTDKYDNSQHIETSRNSNEGNDDHDAPEQLKGNNGGYSWEDEYRRSWDIVQEDESGSLETIVSGLVESQKKRYLKDTTPFQRGIIRVNVLVLDYSKVMREKDLRPNRAAMMISYAIDFVNEFFDQNPISQLSVVIMRNGLAQIVSEVSGNPHDHIEALKKLKKTDPEGDPSLQNALEMSRGLLLHVPSHCTREVLIIFGALFTSDPGNIHSTIQGLVQEKISVRVIGLTARVAICDELCRLTNHGDLKNSYNVILNEQHFKELFMDAVTPLAITKTESQNKRGFSLVKMGFPQRVSEQSPSFCACHSRLVYGGYICPNCKSKVCVLPTVCPCCNLTLILSTHLARSYHHLFPLTLFVEVPISSSYPTNTCFGCHVRFPKGVEPSWRATDSHKRKKEIQSSSRYRCTLCGCDFCIDCDVFIHEVLHNCPGCESRSRNHKLSASKQLTSKDLIDSEKNRIHIHNINS from the coding sequence ATGCCGTTAGATccggaagaagagaatatTGTTACGCCAGCTGGAAGGCACAGAAGCAAGGAGCGTGCTTCCATTATCAATGATGACGAAAATGAGCAGGATTATTTGGATAGTACAGATAAGTATGATAATTCACAACACATAGAAACAAGCAGGAATTCAAATGAGGGTAATGATGATCACGATGCGCCTGAACAGCTGAAGGGAAATAACGGTGGATATTCTTGGGAAGATGAATATCGTAGATCGTGGGATATAGTGCAAGAGGATGAGAGTGGAAGTTTAGAAACGATTGTTTCCGGACTTGTTGAGtcacagaagaaaagatatttgAAAGATACTACACCTTTTCAACGTGGAATTATCCGTGTAAATGTTCTTGTTTTAGATTACTCTAAAGTCATGCGAGAAAAAGATTTACGCCCTAATAGAGCAGCGATGATGATATCATACGCCATTGATTTTGttaatgaattttttgatCAGAACCCTATATCTCAGCTCAGTGTGGTGATCATGCGCAATGGATTAGCCCAGATCGTTTCTGAAGTCAGTGGAAATCCGCATGATCACATAGAGGCGctaaagaaattaaaaaagacAGATCCGGAGGGAGATCCATCGCTCCAAAATGCGTTGGAAATGTCACGaggtcttcttcttcatgtTCCGTCTCACTGCACCAGGGAAGTTTTGATTATATTTGGAGCATTATTTACGTCGGACCCTGGAAATATTCATTCAACCATTCAGGGATTGGTACAAGAGAAGATCAGCGTACGAGTCATTGGCTTGACTGCGAGAGTTGCTATTTGTGATGAACTTTGTAGACTGACAAATCATGGAGATTTGAAAAACTCATACAATGTTATATTAAATGAGCAACATTTTAAAGAGTTGTTCATGGATGCTGTCACTCCTTTGGCAATTACGAAAACCGAGTCACAAAATAAGCGAGGATTTTCATTAGTTAAGATGGGTTTTCCACAAAGAGTCAGTGAACAGAGCCCTAGTTTTTGCGCATGTCATTCAAGATTGGTATATGGAGGGTACATATGTCCAAACTGCAAAAGTAAAGTATGTGTCTTACCTACAGTTTGTCCCTGTTGTAACCTAACGCTCATTCTTTCAACTCATCTCGCGCGTTCATatcatcatttatttcctttgaCGCTTTTTGTCGAAGTACCAATCTCCTCATCATATCCGACAAATACTTGTTTTGGTTGTCACGTCAGATTTCCGAAAGGTGTTGAACCGTCGTGGCGTGCGACTGACTCTCATAAACgcaaaaaggaaattcaaTCAAGTTCCAGATACCGTTGTACCTTGTGTGGCTGTGATTTTTGTATTGATTGCGATGTTTTCATACA